In Aspergillus chevalieri M1 DNA, chromosome 7, nearly complete sequence, the sequence ATATCTGTGGTGGACTGCTGAAGCATAGCCATCCGGTGGAGAGGCCACCACTGTCGGTGATAATGAGTGGGGCGCACTAAGAAAAAATTAAAAgataaaaaataaaaaaaaataaaaaagaggGTGTCATAGATGGAGAATCGACATGCATTTGCATTTGGAGCTAATGATCtattttcatttctttttcggGCTCTCGTGTGTTCTGATTGATCGTGGTTGGGACCCATGACGCTGACGACTGGAATTTGATTTGGCATGATTTGGTTGAGAGCGTCCTTGATCTGCCCTAGTCGATGTCCACTAGTTGGCGTGGGTAGTCGATCGGTCCAACTGAGTAGGGATTGTCGATTGGCCGCATTTAATTAACTTGACGAACTGGTTTAGTTAGCTTTGCTTAGGCCGATTGGATGTGTCATTCCATTCGCTGCGAGACACCGAGTACCTCCCTCCCACTCTTACCCCCCTCCCAGGCCCCAATCAAGTCAGTTCCTATTCAGCCGCTGGAAATGTAACCAGACGATCCCGATCTGTCTGGATGTATTATGTTTGTTACGTCGTTGGTCACCGTCGTGATGAGCTCAAATGATGTCGTTCATTTCCATTGTGACTTCTCACATTCGCTATTgatctcctttttctttttctttttcgttaTTATGAGTACTATGATTCCTTCCAGTAGCTTCTCTTTCCCTTGATCCCTGTCCCTGTCCCTGGCCCTGGCCGGGAACCAATTGACCGCATTGTTCGCTTCTCCAGCTCGTAAATCTGTATGTAACTCGGTTCTCCGCCTACTCCGGAGTGGCGATCTCACCGTCGAATACCCTCCTTGCGTTATCGCGATACTACTTGTGGCTTGTCTTATCATCGCGAtcaagggaaaaaaagaattgAACGCTTCGCGCGGCTTCAACTTCTTATCCTGCATGACCACGTACCACGTTGTATGTAGCCGGTTCAGACAGGTCGTATGCACCGTGGAATGATGCATAATCGCACTCGCACGACTGTCTCCAACCGGTTTCGCTTCGCCATGGAAACGTTTTaggggagaaaaaagaaactcaGATAGTAATACTAAGTCGACGGGCCTCCCGCTGCGACAGCGGCTGATTCAAGATGATTTCCTCTATTCTCCGTTCTAGTCCGTCATATGGTGTCCCGTGTACCTTGAAATCCTCCGTATTTTCCGTACTTTCCCTGCACGGAGTCCAGGCTATGTTCGGTCGTAGGCATGCCCGAAGCCATCTTTGCAATTTGGCATTGATTTTGACACTATCGAGGATCAGTGCAGAGTGTCAGGACAGTTTTAGTTAGTCTCCTATAACCATGGAATCTATGAATCATtttagcccgagccagaccAGACTCGAAAGAGGTAAAGCCTAAAACGGCACTAGTTGACGAATCTTCCAAATCTTGCAAGTTAGCGTCAGAATCGTGTCCAGGTTCCTGGGACTCTGCGTTCGATTGTGGCATCATCGATTAATCAACCATCATTAATCAATTCGTTTAATGAAGAAGAGGTTCCAGTTCAGTCGATCGCGCCAGGGGGAAAACCCGGTTGCCTGAGGCTGAAGATGTGTTGGGGCGCACTATTTCCAAACTAGGACTAACGCCAGGGCTCGGCATCCCTCGGGATTCCGTAAGGGGAATGGCTGTGGCATGGTCGGAAGCACCGCCACGCAAGAGTTACCCTTTTGGAAAGCACTGCGCCACATCACGGGACTGATTTGCAATTGTGGCTTGATATATGTGGCTACTGTGGCTCCTGTGGCTGGATCTATATGTGGCTTGACCCATATCGAGCAGCGAGTTATTGGGAATAGCTTCAGTCTCCTGCAGCTCCACCCTCGCTCTTCGCACACAAATCCTTTCCTCGCGCACTTCCCAACAACAGGTTGACCGGGAAGTCAGTGCTTGGACCATGTAATCGATGATCCGTTTCCCCCATGATCTGCTTCTCTCGCTTACTGTGTGTCTCCCTTGACACCGACTTTGTTTCCTTTTGGGAAAGCAATTTTCGCCGGACCATggctcttttcttttccaggATGAACGTGCTAGACTATAAGTATAAGGATTGGTTGTTTCCCCCTTTCCCTATCATTGACTCGATCCTTACGCGTCTCACTTTGGATTTCAATCAACGCTGTCAAGTCTCCAAGTCTACTTCTTTATTAACCTCTTCCATTGTCCTTTGGATATTCTTTGTATATGCCTCAAGTCAACCATGGCACTAAACGCTCAGGATTCCGGAGAACCTTTCTTGCAAAGCTCTCCATGCTTGGGCTCTCCTCTCGGACACTTCGCTCAAACTCCAACTCCCATGAGTAAGTTCCTCTTATCGCTCTACAAACCCGTGACTCGTTTCTGATATTCCGTGCCCCAATTCAGAGGCTGAACAAACTTCCGGTAGACCTGAGCATATTCCCAATGGCTCCTCTACTGAGTTCCCGTACGGCTTAATGAGTCCGATGCAGGAGCAGCCGGTCCGAATGGAAGAGGCACCTGCTGCAGAACCGGCCCGTGTCGATCCTACCGAATGGTACCCGCACTATTTGGTCTGCTTACGGTACTTTTTGGATCACGCGCAGCATACGCTTCCTGTGCAATCGATGACTTCTTTTATCAACATTCGTCTACCTTGCCAGCGGCCGTCTGCTCCCGTTTTTCAGTTCACACAAACAGAGGGTTCCCCTGCGTCTGCTGCGACTGTTTCTTTGACGCCATACATTCGACGACTTATTGTTACTGGGAACGACACGCCAGCCGTTCTGCACGCGTTCTTTGGCAATGATTGGGAAGCCGGCATAGAAACCATTTGGAAACAAGAGCGCATGAATTACTTGTTCACGGCCAAAAGCAGTGGATGGGCCTCGACCAAGGAAGCCTATGATATTCTCCCCGATGAGCAAACCCCAACCCTACGGCCTCTTCGTAACTCTACGGAGGAGGAGCTGCGCTTAGCTGACGCGCGATGGAGCGACTGGCTAGCCATGGAGGACTGGATGGTTGGGCCGCGAAGTCCATGGTAAGGGGAAGGAGCGTCTCATGACGATGTGATGGGCCACGATTTTGACGATAATATGCCACTCGTTTCGAATCTTTCTTTTGTTCAAGTTCTGGGATTTCTGCAGCGAAGCATTTTACGTATCacattttctttttcctggATCAATTTTTGGTGTATCTATTCACAGCAGAGCAATATATCGAGTTTCCTTTGTTTTGGACTACAGACTATATCTTGGTTCATCTGTAATACAACCACGCCACGTGATATCCTCCACTATCGCCGGTTACAGCCGGTTCGGGTCAACGGGGTCTCTGGACTTTGACAATTGATGACAAGCAGTTGACAGCCTCAGCCTCACGCCGCAGTTTATACCGTCATCACCACACATGGTCAAGCATAGATGAGCATACCAAATGGAAAAAGCAACCGACAATCAGGTGCATGAGCTAAATAAGGAGATCGATAGTTCGCAGCGTGCGCACCGCCACAGTTTCGGAGTCTCCGAAAGGGATCGACAATAGTCAAAAAAGGCGTCCACATTCATTTACCCTCTTCCGGTTAGTTAGCTTTCCGCTAACTATGGTTCTATCGAGTTGCATGACAAATTGCCGGGTTGCAACCGCACAAGCACAAAGGAGTGATTATGCTTGATTTGCTTCACTATCGATCTTGGGGGAGGAGTTGGAGTCTGATCGGGGCTCCTCGAGCTGTGACTCGTGGATCAAAGTGCCCCTCGTTGCACAGAGTACGGGGGTGTACAATTAACGTCATGGATAGAGTCTATTTCGGCAGTCAGCCCTGTGTTTAAATATACAGTACTCCGCACCAGCTACCCGACTACAGTATGCTGAAGCCTACCGGAGTTGTTCGGTCGATCGACGGCGCCGTTCTTAAGGGTATAGGAGTTCAAGATGTCCGTCAATCCACGGCCTTGGATCAATTATCCGGATCCGAAATGCCATCCCACACTTATCCCAAAAGGGACTGGCCTTGAGCATCACTCTACCAGTGAGTGCCTAGACATTCGATCCCAGGGGCAGCACCAGCCACATCATGGCTTGCGTACGGAGTTATTTTCCACACTGTGGCAGGGCAGGCACCGAATGTCAAATTTTCAAGCTTGGGCGTGACAATCGCTATTATATCGATGAGTTTTGAGTGGTCGCTATCATCTCCACTCTTTTGGTGTTAGTGCAGATGATTATGACGGGCAGATTTAATGCGCCCACGCATACCACACCGTATGGAGTACGCCGTACAGAATACGGTGGCAGATATTAACAATTGACAGGCTGTCATTGTTGTATATTAAAACCCGCATGGTCTGtggttttcctttttttttttttttttctacgGAGGTTGTTATTCGCTGTACCGACGCTCTGGTTCTGCTGCGCAAGTTGGCTCCACCCCCTGAGCGATGATTTGTTTTTTCAAGCTGAAGATGGCAGGTGCCAGTCAGTCAGCCACGACATGGAGGATTCAGATTCGGAGAATTGCGATTTTAATCtacaagtacggagtacaccaACCCTTCCGGTCCACACGTATTCGCCATATACGAAATTGCAGGCGCCAATGACCGGCTTCTGCCAGATCCGCAATTTATTCCCACATGGCCGATCTGGCTTCTCATTCGACGGAGTATTTGATTTGACAGGTGCCATCGCTCGATCTCACCTTCCATGCCGTTCCATACCTAGTATGCATTGCGGTATTCTACCGAGTAGTGTTCTCCAGCCGGAGAACACCGCTTACTGATAATTCTCTTTAATTTCAGTCCAGATCCATATACACAACAGACGAACACAGCCTAAACATCATTATCATCAAGACCGATGATCAATTAAATCAGTGCCCGTCCATTGTATCGGGTCTACGGAGGGCAATTACTGCCATATAGGATTTCATCGCTCGACCATGGCCAGGGGGTTCGATTGAAGATTGATAGATTGATGATTGACACGAAATCGCCGACCGTACCATAGCACTGGTGCGACGATAATCAGGTACGATGCGCACCACATATGTACGGATACGGAGTAGTACGGCGTTATTCGGGATATTCACATGACATTGGTGTCCTTCGGTAAGGCACACCAAAGTGGCTGGCTGGCTGAGAGTGTCTACGGGTATACCGTCGTCCGTGGCTAGCTGAGACCCACGGCACAGTGGCTAAGCTCGCTAACCTCGCTACCCCAGAAATATTATCCGAAGGAttcagatagtctaccagGTGTATCGAGTTGTCCCTCACAAATAGCGATATACTGAACATCTAGCTGCATACGCGACATGCATGATGCATGCATACCAGGTACACAGCGTCACATCGAATGTCTTTCACGAATCCTTTAGATGCATTCTGGAAAATTCGTGAGTGGATTTGTCTTCGTTGGGGTTGGAGTTCGTTGTGTTGTGATTGCTCATATTTGCGGGCTTGGGAGCCTCCACCGCTGGTTTGTAGATCGTAGAGGATGTTATATGTCGAATTTATGCGCGACATTGTATTTGTGCATAATGCAGAATGCGAGGAATTTGTTTTGATGATTAATTATGTTTTGTTTCTTGAACAAAGTGTTGTGTAGTTTAGGAGCCAGATGGCGGAGAAATATATATCGAGCCCTACTGTAAACAGAGGCCCAAGATGCCATTATACCTACCAACAAGCATGATTAGAACAAAATAATGTACAGAGATCACTCGCTCCGCTTGTATTCTCACCTAAGAACCTAACATCTCCAAGAACTTCTCCCCCAAAGCCCCCGCCGCCGTCGGATTCGCGCCACTAACCACCTCCCTATCAACCGTAATCCCGCCAACCTTCGTACTCAACCCCTCCACCATGTCAGCCCCAGCTTCCCTAAGCGCACTTTCAACCTTCGGAATCTCCCCTCCCATAACAGTCTCCATAACCTTCTCCTCCGCATCACTCCAGCAAGTAATCCTATACCCCTTATACGCAAACCCCCGATCCCCAATCTCCCTCGTACTCAAAAACGCATATGGCCCATGGCAAATAACAGCCGTCGGCTTCCCTCTCTCATGGAAATGCCACAATACTCTCCCCAACTCCTTGTCACCCCCCAAATCCGTCAACGGCGCATGTCCCCCGGGAATAAAAACCCCATCGAACGTCTCCAGCTCCGCATCACTGATACTCCCAAACGGCCTCGGGCTATTAAACCCGTTCTCCCTCCTCATTCTTTGAATAAGTTCGTTTTCGCGCGTGCGCTCGTAGAAGTTTCCCGCGAACGCGAGGAGGGATTCGCTGTTCGGGTCTGGTTCGGGTGTTAGGCCCTTGGGGCTGGAGAAGGTGATTTCGTGAGAGGATTCGAGGAGTTTGGAGAGGGGTTTGGCGAGTTCCATTAGGAAGAAGCCGGTTTGTTGGGGGGTGGTGCCGGTGGGGGTTTTGAGGGGGAAGGATTTGGCGTCGCTGAGGATTATGAGGATTTTCTTGGGCATTTTGTTGGTTGCTTGGTTAGTTTTGTTGGGTGTTATTGCTGGAATTGAGGTCTTGTTGACTGACTGCTACGTTCGATGGTGTTGATTTTACAGGTTTGGGGGGTAAATGGTATGGTGACGTTGTGACATCGCCATGACATATGTGCTTCAAGCAGGATTGAATGTCAGGTGGCGGACATGCCCTTAACGTTTCTTGACGTGTCACAGCCATTGCTTGCCGCCCTGACTTGTAATTACTAGAAGATTTACTCTTGTCCTTCAGGACAGATATGGATTCGCACCGAGCTCGCATTTCCCATCAATGGGCCAAAGAACCGAAATATGACTTACGCGTGGTAACAGAAACAGGTAAGAGTAGGCCTATTCTTTTTATAACTGCCCTCAGATATGGGGTGCAGTGTTCAATGTCTGGACTAGGTGACGGTACGGCTTAAATCAAACCACATGTAGTTCCTGCCCCAGGGCTGGCTCGCCAGGTTCAAGTTGCAGCAGTGCAATCGGTAGCCCTGTATAGAGCAGAACTCTGGCGGCAGGGCCAAATGGATTGGCTGGCTGGCATACAGCtgatgatcaatcgacaggccgGTGCTATCACCGGCATGCTGAAGTCCACCCCCATAGGGCCGCTGGTTCGTGAGGCAAGCCTGGCACCGGCAGAGGTCCTACTGGAGGCCCGACAGTTGAGATATACTACCCgactgctcagcttaccagAGAACCACCCTGCCAagaagatcctcccagtgagctttcGGGAGGGGGACCAGCATGCCCAGCCCGGGGagcagaccccagggaaccggcaatgggctgagagcaGCAGCCGGGGCCCATGGTCCCTAGGACAACACCTAGCTCGACAGTTAGCCAATATCCCTACCAGCGGACCCATCTGAGGGCTTTGAAAGCACAATACAGAcgaccagtagccagttcccaggcagAATAGAGGTACTAcgaggtccagaggccctagcagcggCGCAATCTTTCTCTCCTgggctagcaatctggtcagacaGGTCAAGATTGGAGAATGGCAGATGCGGAGCAGGACTTGCATGGCAAGAACCAGGAGCCTGggaagacccgggggttcccattggGCAAGGGACATGacgtctttgatgcagagcatCTTGGAGCGGttcgagcactccagttagcagagaaagtgggagaccaaaaccagtcactatcttgctggactcccaagcggccattgcaaggctgcgacacacccagccagggccaggtcaagcattagtgatccaagcacatgctatagccaagagactacatgccagAGGTCACCAacccactatccaatgggttccGGGACACGCAGGagtagaagggaatgagagagccgaCCAGGCGGCAGGCAGGCAGCCAATAAGCCTCCAGGAaaaggcccaagagagatctctctggccttcgcctgtagagcccgaacagaggCCATTACAACACAGAGGCAAAGATGGCTCACTAAGgagcttggacagcgatcccaacaaggtcaacgaatatacaggccacagaagaactggcggcttgaccctgcagcggcaatggcccccaagcacctagcaagccgctattttcaactgaagtcaggacatgcagccataggagcacacctacatcggatccggggaggatgcaacctgtgagggatgtgGTATGTCAAGGAAAACaacacaccatcttctcttcgaatgtcgggaatggcaacaccaacgaaacaggctctacatggacctggagacagacGGAGTTATGAGACCCACTACTGCAGAataatatccacaaggacgacttttaggagaacctagagctaccagagcgctgctacgattcctagccagtaccagcatagctctaccccgagcacacctacagcgAACGGCGGAAAGGGCTCGAAGACATgatgaatggggactggaagcactggaggCGGCAATTAGAACCATGCTCGAAAGcactgcgcatacaggcggtctggggcgaggaaaaggatcagaaagattgtagaagggggctagcgcctcaggaacctatggggacaagagactgtagaataacTGCTGGCCttgagtccatgaatcatggtctgtcatagctctagggctcggtatggacaataaacttgattaaataataatgaCATGCCGAACGCGCACAAAGCCCCGAACCAATCGACTATCACGCTACGTATCCAAACACCCAGCGGAAGCGCCATCATCAAGCATACTGCAGAAAATGAGCAGCACCTAGCCCGTGACAATAGAAAAATTACATTGTTAGAGGTCAATCCGCCAATCCACGAACCATGCAACTTCCCGGTTGATTGGTCTAATTCAACATGTTCAACTGCAGACAAGGAAGCAAACAAATTATACTGTGTAACCTATATTGGCCTTAAATAGGGCGTGGCCCTCAAAAGTAGCTTCCTGGAGCCTGAAGCCT encodes:
- a CDS encoding type 1 glutamine amidotransferase domain-containing protein (COG:S;~EggNog:ENOG410PM77;~InterPro:IPR029062,IPR002818;~MEROPS:MER0002601;~PFAM:PF01965,PF17124), whose amino-acid sequence is MPKKILIILSDAKSFPLKTPTGTTPQQTGFFLMELAKPLSKLLESSHEITFSSPKGLTPEPDPNSESLLAFAGNFYERTRENELIQRMRRENGFNSPRPFGSISDAELETFDGVFIPGGHAPLTDLGGDKELGRVLWHFHERGKPTAVICHGPYAFLSTREIGDRGFAYKGYRITCWSDAEEKVMETVMGGEIPKVESALREAGADMVEGLSTKVGGITVDREVVSGANPTAAGALGEKFLEMLGS
- a CDS encoding uncharacterized protein (COG:S;~EggNog:ENOG410Q1PA) encodes the protein MALNAQDSGEPFLQSSPCLGSPLGHFAQTPTPMKAEQTSGRPEHIPNGSSTEFPYGLMSPMQEQPVRMEEAPAAEPARVDPTEWYPHYLVCLRYFLDHAQHTLPVQSMTSFINIRLPCQRPSAPVFQFTQTEGSPASAATVSLTPYIRRLIVTGNDTPAVLHAFFGNDWEAGIETIWKQERMNYLFTAKSSGWASTKEAYDILPDEQTPTLRPLRNSTEEELRLADARWSDWLAMEDWMVGPRSPW